The following coding sequences lie in one Changpingibacter yushuensis genomic window:
- a CDS encoding DNA alkylation repair protein has translation MDQFESSEEHPSAHERASGGQEEFLDSTMDPFDTHMDGAGLIGELFGAGNPEKAVQMAAYMRDQFLFLGLTTPERRAITKSYFSVARRDPRPDWAFVAQCWALPHREFQYVAADYLFAVRKMLSGEDLERVRALAISKPWWDSVDSLQKSVSHIVAANPELKSVMLQWAVDESFWIRRLAIDHQLTWKHLTDEALLATIIELNLGSTQFFINKAIGWALRDYSKSNPAWVGEFIDAHRADLSALSIREGSKYLGNTDNTAAAATT, from the coding sequence ATGGATCAGTTCGAAAGCTCAGAGGAACACCCGAGCGCTCACGAACGTGCATCTGGTGGCCAAGAGGAGTTCCTCGATTCCACGATGGATCCCTTCGACACCCATATGGATGGAGCCGGCTTGATCGGCGAACTCTTTGGTGCGGGCAATCCTGAGAAAGCCGTGCAGATGGCGGCATATATGCGTGACCAGTTCCTTTTCTTGGGACTCACTACACCTGAACGTCGCGCTATCACGAAGTCGTATTTCTCCGTTGCTAGGCGTGATCCGCGTCCGGATTGGGCATTTGTGGCACAGTGTTGGGCGTTGCCGCATCGCGAGTTTCAATACGTTGCTGCTGACTACCTATTCGCCGTTCGGAAGATGCTCAGCGGCGAGGATCTGGAGAGGGTGCGAGCGCTCGCGATATCCAAACCATGGTGGGATAGTGTTGATTCACTCCAGAAGAGTGTGAGCCACATTGTTGCGGCCAATCCGGAGTTGAAGTCCGTGATGCTCCAGTGGGCTGTGGATGAGAGCTTCTGGATTCGGCGTCTTGCTATTGATCACCAGCTGACGTGGAAGCACCTGACCGACGAGGCCCTATTGGCGACGATCATTGAGCTGAACCTCGGATCTACGCAGTTCTTCATCAACAAGGCAATTGGGTGGGCTCTGCGGGATTACTCGAAGAGTAACCCGGCGTGGGTGGGTGAGTTCATTGACGCGCATCGCGCCGATCTATCGGCGCTTTCGATTCGAGAAGGATCGAAGTATTTGGGCAATACGGACAACACTGCTGCGGCTGCAACCACCTAG
- a CDS encoding DNA recombination protein RmuC: protein MTLSPIVLILLVLLCIGVGAAIGYLYAVAHGRGSVDRDNARLGQLQAEASAAGARAARLEQENNGLIERARQDNNVMRSLAPLGQQLEALDQKVQRLGKVNAAQGAELREQLSTAARTQQELARETSTLRTALTSTSTRGTWGEVELRRIVEAAGMLQHVDFSTQLSTGKLSINGSASRPDMLIHLPGGGHLAIDAKVPLNSLMRAQAIEGSDHVSETQRAGLMADHAKALRGHVNALIKRNYPADFPGSPQLTVMFLPAESLLSEALSSDPTLLEDALRAGISPTSPSSLLALLRSVAAVWATTQITQESQDIMNLGRTLVQRLGVVAGHLDSLGNSLRSSVKNYNKTVASLESRVLVTAREFESLESNVPAPKPVTSDDAQVRSLTTAELTID from the coding sequence ATGACCCTCTCTCCAATCGTTCTCATCTTGCTCGTGCTCCTATGTATCGGCGTCGGCGCCGCCATCGGGTATCTGTATGCCGTAGCGCACGGGCGTGGCAGTGTGGATCGGGATAATGCTCGCCTGGGCCAGTTGCAGGCGGAAGCCAGCGCTGCTGGTGCGCGCGCAGCTCGGCTTGAACAGGAGAACAACGGCCTTATTGAACGGGCACGTCAGGACAACAACGTGATGCGTTCACTCGCTCCGTTGGGCCAGCAGTTGGAGGCGTTGGACCAGAAGGTCCAACGCCTCGGCAAGGTCAACGCCGCCCAAGGAGCAGAGTTGCGGGAACAGCTTTCAACCGCTGCGCGCACTCAGCAAGAACTGGCAAGGGAAACCTCCACGCTGCGCACCGCTCTGACCTCCACCTCAACCCGCGGTACGTGGGGTGAGGTGGAGTTGCGCCGAATCGTTGAAGCCGCCGGAATGCTGCAACACGTGGATTTCTCTACTCAGTTGAGCACAGGAAAGCTATCAATCAATGGGTCTGCCTCACGCCCCGATATGCTGATCCACTTGCCAGGCGGGGGCCACCTCGCTATCGATGCCAAAGTGCCGCTCAACTCTCTGATGCGGGCTCAAGCCATTGAGGGATCAGATCACGTGTCTGAAACCCAACGCGCAGGTCTCATGGCCGATCACGCGAAGGCCCTTCGCGGGCACGTCAACGCACTCATCAAGCGGAACTACCCTGCCGATTTCCCGGGTTCACCCCAGTTGACCGTCATGTTCTTGCCTGCCGAATCGCTTCTCTCTGAGGCACTTTCCAGTGATCCAACACTTCTCGAAGATGCACTCCGCGCAGGAATATCGCCAACTTCCCCAAGTTCCCTGTTGGCACTCCTGCGCTCAGTTGCAGCGGTATGGGCCACCACCCAGATCACCCAAGAATCTCAAGACATCATGAACCTCGGCCGCACTTTGGTTCAGAGGCTCGGGGTTGTGGCCGGTCATCTTGACTCACTTGGCAACTCTCTCCGCAGCTCAGTCAAGAACTACAACAAGACGGTGGCCTCTTTGGAGTCTCGCGTTCTTGTTACCGCCCGCGAGTTTGAGTCGCTTGAATCCAATGTTCCCGCGCCCAAGCCAGTGACCTCTGACGATGCCCAAGTGCGTAGCCTAACCACTGCCGAACTGACTATCGACTAG
- the ychF gene encoding redox-regulated ATPase YchF: MSLTIGIAGLPNVGKSTLFNALTRATVLAANYPFATIEPNVGVVPLPDKRLDVLSDLFHSQKVVPATVSFVDIAGIVRGASQGEGLGNQFLANIREADAICLVTRAFADPDVVHVEGRVDPLDDIETVTTELILADMQTLERQIPRIQKEVTGKKTPKEVLATAEAALKLLEEGKVISANNKDFEPEILKQFQLMSAKPFIYVFNTDDDGLADTSMQAKLRESVAPAEAIFLDAKFESELIELEPDEAKEMLESTGQAESGLDQLARVGFDTLGLQTYLTAGEKESRAWTIHKGDTAPKAAGVIHTDFEKGFIKAEIVSYEDLVEYGSVAEARAHGKVRMEGKDYVMADGDVVEFRFNV, from the coding sequence GTGTCACTGACTATTGGAATTGCCGGCCTACCGAACGTCGGAAAATCGACCCTGTTCAATGCGCTGACCCGCGCAACCGTACTCGCAGCCAACTATCCGTTCGCGACTATCGAACCGAACGTCGGCGTCGTCCCTCTTCCGGACAAACGCCTGGACGTACTTTCGGATCTGTTCCACTCTCAGAAGGTAGTGCCTGCAACTGTCTCTTTTGTGGACATCGCGGGAATCGTTCGCGGTGCATCTCAAGGTGAGGGGCTCGGCAACCAGTTCTTGGCGAACATTCGTGAGGCCGACGCAATCTGCCTCGTGACACGTGCGTTTGCTGATCCCGATGTGGTCCATGTTGAAGGACGCGTTGATCCTCTGGATGATATTGAGACGGTCACAACCGAGCTGATTCTGGCTGACATGCAGACCCTTGAGCGTCAGATTCCGCGAATTCAGAAGGAAGTCACGGGCAAGAAGACACCGAAGGAAGTGCTCGCCACAGCCGAAGCCGCGTTGAAGCTGCTCGAAGAGGGCAAGGTCATTTCCGCGAACAACAAGGATTTTGAACCCGAGATCCTTAAGCAGTTCCAGCTCATGAGCGCGAAGCCGTTTATCTACGTTTTCAATACTGACGACGACGGCCTGGCCGATACGTCCATGCAAGCCAAGCTTCGTGAGTCCGTGGCACCGGCTGAAGCAATCTTCCTTGATGCCAAGTTCGAATCAGAGTTGATTGAACTTGAGCCTGACGAAGCAAAGGAGATGCTGGAGTCTACTGGTCAGGCAGAGTCTGGATTGGATCAGTTGGCCCGGGTTGGTTTTGACACGCTGGGGTTGCAAACCTACCTCACAGCTGGTGAAAAGGAATCGCGTGCGTGGACCATTCATAAGGGTGACACAGCGCCCAAGGCTGCGGGTGTTATCCACACCGACTTTGAAAAGGGCTTCATTAAGGCGGAAATCGTTTCGTACGAGGACCTCGTGGAGTACGGATCGGTTGCGGAAGCTCGCGCGCACGGCAAGGTGCGAATGGAAGGCAAGGACTACGTGATGGCCGACGGCGACGTGGTGGAGTTTAGGTTTAACGTTTGA